The DNA window TTGATTGTTTGGTGCGGATAAGACCTCAATGACTGCGAATAGGCATAGTTTAATCGAGTTCCAAACAATGAATAGATGCAAGGCACAACTATCTTCATAGCTGTTATGATCTCCATGGCTATGGCTTTGTGAGATTTGGATGCTGTAAGGAACGAACGCTTATTTTACTTGTGAAGAACCTGGACATATTTCTAAGGAATGCTCGAAAAAGTCCACTCAGAATCCAGTGCAAACTCAGCAACAAGGTCGAGTGTTTGCTTTTACTGCTAATGATGCTATGCAATCATATGCCCTGATCCAAGGTCAGTGTTATGTCAAAAATCGATTTCTAACTGTATTGTATGATTCGGGTTCATCGCACTCCTTTATTTCTCTAACTGTTGCTCGTGAGTTGGGACTAGATTTCTCTGAGTTAAActttgatctaattgttcatacACCCACATCCCAAAATGCTTTGACTAGTTTAGTGTGCCTGCAAGTACAATTTACTATTAGGAATAGAATTTTCATACATGATCTAATTTGTTTGCCTTTacatggtttagaagttatccTTAGATTAGATTGGTTATCTAAATATCATGTTTTCCTTGATTGCTTTGAGAGGAATGCTGTTATTCCATCTAATAGTTTAAATACTATACCATTTTTGTCCCATACTTTATATTTAAATTCCGTAAGAGTTACCTTAAACGGGAGTGATTGTGAGGGGTACGTTCTGTTAGCGACTAGCTCAAATGACAGTGAATTAAGCCTAGAACAGATCCAAGTGGTGAAGGAATTTCCTTATGTTTTTTTGGATGACATACCTGAGTTTCCTCCTCAACGAGAGATAGAATTCAGCATTGATCTAGTACCTGGAACCAGATCAATTTCTATAGCACCGTACTGGATGTCACCAGTAGAACTTGCAGAGCTAAAAAAGCAGTTGGATGAGCTACTTGGAAAGAAGTTTATTCGTCCCAGTGAATCACCTTGGGGAGCTCCGGTattactggtaaagaagaaggatggtggAATGAGGCTATGTATAGATTATTGACAGCTAAATaaggtcactatcaagaacaAGTATCCACTTCCACaaattgatgatttgatggATCAGCAGAAAGGGGCAACTGTGTTTTCAAAGATTGACTTGCGATCGGGTTATCACCAGATTCGAGTGAAAAAGTCAGATATACCAAAGACTGGCATTTAGGACTCGATATGGTCACTATGAGTATACGGTTATGTCGTTTGGACTAACTAATGCTCATGCAATTTTCATGGATTATTAATCGTATTTTTTGTCCGTACCTTGATCAATTCATAGTGGTTTTCATAGATGACATCCTTATCTATTTAAAGACAGAAAGAGAGCATGAAAAGCATTTGAGGACTGTATTGCAGATACTAAGGACTCATTAGTTATATGCTAAACTATCAAAGTGCAAATTCTGGATAGAGAGTGTGGCATTTTTGTGAATATTATATCACAAGGAggaattgcagtagatccttcAAAAATTGAAGCAATAGTGCAATGGGAACCACCTACAACAATTACAAAAGTTCAGAGTTTCCTTGGACTAGCTGGATATTACTAGAGGTTCATCAAAGGATTTTCACAGATAGCCTTACCTTAGACCTACTGGTGCACAGAATTGCAATCACACATTTGCAACTCcacataactaaccagcaagtgcactgggtcatccaagtaataatttcttacgcgagtaagggtcgatcccacagagattgccagcttgaagcaagctttggttatcttgtaactcttagtgaggagattagtgataaaaatgatttcgtttgtaaaaagtaaaagagcatgaaatgaatgatacttgttattcagtaatggagaacaggttgaggtttcagAGAttctctgtcttctgaatctctgctttcctattatcttcttctccaaacacgcatggcttccttccatggcaagctgtatgttggtggattaccgttgtcaatggctaccatccgtccttttagtgaaaatggtctaggtACAGTttttgtacggctaatcaactgtcggatctctcatctcggatgaaaaataccaagcaCAGCTACCGttcggctaatcatctgttggttctcacttgtgttggaataggatctctctatccttttgcacactatcactgcgcccaacattcgtgagtttgaagctcgtcacagtcatcccgtcccaaatcctactcgaaataccacagacaaggtttagactttttggatctcaggaatgctgccaattggttctaacCTCTACCATGAAGGTTCTGATCTCACGAGtctgaatgctctgttgtcaggagatgcaagtcaaactcgtggattagaaacccaagagatacgcactcaagctgtcgcccaatgaTTACATTGAGCTCggatagaacagaagtggttgtcaagtacgcgttcataaatttgagaatgattatgagtgtcacagatcatcacattcttcatattgaagtacgagtgagtatctttgaacagaagcaagcgtgattgaatagaaaacaatagtaattgcattgatccATTGAAacatagcagagctcctcaaccccacctatggggtttagagactcatgccgtagaagatacaatatgagatgtaaaatgtcatgagttccaaaatgaatctctaaaagtagtttttatactgaactagtaacctaggtttacagaaaatgagtaactaagtgcagatagtgcagaaatccacttctggggaccacttggtgagtgtttgggctgagctttgaagctttcacgtgcataggccattcttggagttaaacaccagcttgggtgccagtttgggcatttaactccagctctggcgccagttccggcgttttacgccagaaaagggtctctagctggcgtttaaacgccagtttggaccatcaaatatcgagcaaagtatggactattatacatttctgaaaagcccaagatgttagctttttaacccaattaagagcgtgccaattgaaTTTTTGTAGCTACAGAAAAACGc is part of the Arachis duranensis cultivar V14167 chromosome 1, aradu.V14167.gnm2.J7QH, whole genome shotgun sequence genome and encodes:
- the LOC107492095 gene encoding uncharacterized protein LOC107492095; amino-acid sequence: MQSYALIQGQCYVKNRFLTVLYDSGSSHSFISLTVARELGLDFSELNFDLIVHTPTSQNALTSLVCLQVQFTIRNRIFIHDLICLPLHGLEVILRLDWLSKYHVFLDCFERNAVIPSNSLNTIPFLSHTLYLNSVRVTLNGSDCEGYVLLATSSNDSELSLEQIQVVKEFPYVFLDDIPEFPPQREIEFSIDLVPGTRSISIAPYWMSPVELAELKKQLDELLGKKFIRPSESPWGAPVLLVKKKDGGMRLCIDY